The Cynocephalus volans isolate mCynVol1 chromosome 2, mCynVol1.pri, whole genome shotgun sequence genome window below encodes:
- the FAM200C gene encoding protein FAM200C produces the protein MSKKRKWEDDYVRYWFTCTTEVDGTQRPQCVLCKSVFSNADLRPSKLSDHFNRQHGGIAGHDLNSLKHMPTPSDQSETLKTFGVPSNEDALLQASYQFAYLCAKEKNPHTIAEKLVKPCALEIAQIVLGPDAQKKLQQVPLSDDVIHSRIDEMSQDILQQVLEDIKASPLRVGIQLAETTDMDDCSQLMAFVRYVKEREIIEEFLFCEPLQLTMKGIDVFSLFRDFFLKHKIALDVCGSVCTDGASSMLGENSEFVACVKKEVPHIVITHCLLNPHALVTKTLPAKLKDALFTVVRVINFIKGRAPNHRLFQAFFEEIGIEYSVLLFHTEMRWLSRGQILTHIFEMYEEINQFLHHQSSNLVDDFENKEFKIHLAYLADLFKHLNELSASLQRTGMNTVSAREKLSAFVRKFPFWQKRIEKRNFTNFPFLEEVIVSDNEGICIAAEITLHLQQLSNFFHGYFSVGDLDEASKWVLDPFLFNLDFVDDGYLMKNDLAELRASGQILMEFETMKLEDFWCAQFTVFPNLAKTALEILMPFATTYLCELGFSSLLHFKTKSRSCFNVSDDIRVAISKKVPRFSDIIEQKLQQKSL, from the coding sequence ATGTCGAAGAAACGCAAATGGGAAGATGACTATGTTCGTTACTGGTTCACCTGTACAACGGAAGTTGATGGAACTCAGCGCCCACAATGTGTATTGTGTAAGTCGGTATTTTCAAATGCTGACCTCAGACCATCAAAACTGTCAGACCATTTTAACAGACAGCATGGTGGTATAGCTGGACATGATCTCAATAGCCTGAAGCATATGCCAACACCATCTGATCAGAGtgaaaccttgaaaacatttggAGTTCCATCTAATGAGGATGCCTTATTACAAGCATCATATCAGTTTGCATATTTATGTGCTAAGGAGAAGAATCCTCATACAATAGCTGAAAAATTAGTGAAACCTTGTGCACTGGAAATAGCTCAAATAGTTTTGGGACCAGATGCCCAAAAGAAGCTTCAGCAAGTACCCTTATCAGATGATGTGATCCATTCTAGAATTGACGAAATGAGCCAGGATATCTTACAGCAAGTTCTAGAAGATATCAAAGCCAGTCCTCTTAGAGTGGGTATTCAGCTTGCTGAGACAACTGACATGGATGACTGCAGTCAGCTAATGGCATTTGTGCGATatgtaaaagaaagagagatcATAGAAGAATTCCTATTCTGTGAACCATTGCAGTTAACCATGAAAGGAATAGATGTGTTCAGTCTCTTCAGAGACTTCTTTTTGAAGCATAAGATAGCACTTGATGTTTGTGGCTCTGTTTGTACTGATGGTGCCTCCTCTATGCTAGGAGAAAATTCAGAATTTGTTGCCTGTGTGAAAAAAGAGGTACCTCATATTGTGATCACACATTGTTTGTTGAACCCTCATGCACTTGTCACAAAGACATTACCTGCAAAGCTGAAGGATGCTCTGTTTACTGTGGTGAGGGTAATAAATTTCATCAAAGGGCGAGCTCCAAATCATCGCCTTTTTCAGGCTTTCTTTGAAGAAATTGGTATAGAATATAGTGTCCTCCTTTTCCATACTGAAATGAGGTGGCTTTCCCGAGGCCAAATACTTACtcatatttttgaaatgtatgaagaaataaatcaattTCTTCATCACCAAAGCAGTAATTTAGTTGATGACTTTGAAAATAAAGAGTTTAAAATTCACCTAGCATACCTTGCAGATTTATTCAAACACCTAAATGAACTTAGTGCCTCTCTGCAAAGGACTGGGATGAACACAGTATCAGCCAGAGAGAAGTTATCCGCTTTTGTTAGGAAGTTTCCATTTTGGCAAAAACGaattgagaaaagaaattttaccAACTTTCCTTTTCTCGAAGAAGTAATTGTTTCAGATAATGAAGGAATATGCATTGCAGCTGAAATAACACTGCATCTCCAACAGTTGAGCAACTTCTTCCATGGGTATTTTTCTGTTGGAGATCTTGATGAGGCAAGTAAATGGGTACTGGatccatttctttttaatcttgattttgttgatgatggttatttaatgaaaaatgatCTTGCTGAATTACGAGCTAGTGGCCAAATCCTAATGGAATTTGAAACAATGAAGCTTGAGGATTTTTGGTGTGCTCAATTCACAGTGTTTCCAAACCTAGCAAAGACAGCTCTAGAAATCCTTATGCCATTTGCAACTACATATCTTTGTGAGTTGGGATTTTCatcacttttacattttaaaacaaagtccAGAAGCTGCTTTAATGTTAGTGATGACATTCGTGTGGCTATTTCAAAAAAAGTACCTCGTTTTTCAGACATCATTGAACAAAAACTACAGCAGAAGTCGCTATAA
- the SLU7 gene encoding pre-mRNA-splicing factor SLU7, whose product MAAAVDTVNAAPLSGSKEMSLEEPKKMTREDWRKKKELEEQRKLGNAPAEVDEEGKDINPHIPQYISSVPWYIDPSKRPTLKHQRPQPEKQKQFSSSGEWYKRGVKENCIITKYRKGACENCGAMTHKKKDCFERPRRVGAKFTGTNIAPDEHVQPQLMFDYDGKRDRWNGYNPEEHMKIVEEYAKVDLAKRTLKAQKLQEELASGKLVEQANSPKHQWGEEEPNSQMEKDHNSEDEDEDKYADDIDMPGQNFDSKRRITVRNLRIREDIAKYLRNLDPNSAYYDPKTRAMRENPYANAGKNPDEVSYAGDNFVRYTGDTISMAQTQLFAWEAYDKGSEVHLQADPTKLELLYKSFKVKKEDFKEQQKESILEKYGGQEHLDAPPAELLLAQTEDYVEYSRHGTVIKGQERAVACSKYEEDVKIHNHTHIWGSYWKDGRWGYKCCHSFVKYSYCTGEAGKEIVNSEECVINDVTGEESVKKPQTLMEMHQEKLKEERKKKKKKKKKHRKSSSDSDDEEKKHDKLKKALNAEEARLLHVKEIMQIDERKRPYNIIYETREPTEEEMEAYRMKRQRPDDPMASFLGQ is encoded by the exons ATGGCTGCAGCTGTGGATACAGTTAATGCTGCACCCCTGTCGGGGTCCAAAGAAATGAGTTTGGAGGAACCAAAGAAGATGACCAGAGAGGACTGGAGAAAGAAGAAGGAGCTAGAAGAACAGCGAAAATTGGGCAATGCTCCAGCAGAAGTTGATGAAGAAGGAAA aGACATCAACCCTCATATTCCTCAGTATATTTCTTCAGTGCCATGGTATATTGATCCATCGAAAAGACCTACGTTAAAGCATCAGAGACCACAGCCAGAGAAACAAAAGCAGTTCAGCTCTTCTGGAGAATGGTATAAGAGGGGTGTAAAAGAG AATTGTATAATTACCAAGTACCGCAAAGGAGCCTGTGAAAATTGTGGGGCCAtgacacacaaaaagaaagactGCTTTGAG AGACCTAGGCGAGTTGGTGCCAAATTTACAGGTACTAATATAGCTCCAGATGAACATGTCCAGCCTCAACTGATGTTTGACTATGATGGGAAGAGGGATCGGTGGAATGGCTACAATCCAGAAGAACACATGAAAATTGTAGAAGAATATGCCAAAGTTGATCTG GCAAAACGAACATTGAAAGCCCAGAAACTCCAAGAAGAATTAGCTTCAGGAAAATTAGTGGAACAGGct AATTCTCCAAAACACCAGTGGGGAGAAGAGGAACCAAATTCTCAGATG gAAAAAGATCATAATAGTGAAGACGAGGATGAAGATAAATATGCAGATGATATTGACATGCCTGGACAGAATTTTGACTCTAAGAGAAGAATTACTGTCCGGAATCTCAGGATTCGGGAAGATATTGCAAAA tatttgaGGAACTTAGATCCAAATTCTGCCTACTATGATCCAAAAACTAGAGCAATGAGAGAGAATCCTTATGCCAATGCAGGAAAGAATCCAGATGA AGTGAGTTATGCAGGAGATAACTTCGTTAGATATACAGGAGATACCATTTCAATGGCTCAGACACAAT TGTTTGCTTGGGAAGCCTATGACAAGGGATCTGAAGTGCATCTGCAGGCAGATCCTACAAAACTAGAGCTTTTGTATAAGTCCTTCAAAGTCAAAAAAGAAGATTTCAAAGAACAGCAGAAAGAAAGCATCCTAGAAAAG TATGGTGGCCAAGAACACTTGGATGCCCCTCCAGCTGAATTGCTTTTAGCCCAAACTGAAGACTATGTGGAGTACTCAAGACATGGAACAGTCATCAAAGGACAGGAGCGGGCTGTTGCCTGCTCTAAGTATGAGGAGGATGTGAAGATCCACAATCACACA CATATCTGGGGATCTTACTGGAAAGATGGCCGATGGGGATACAAATGCTGTCACTCTTTTGTCAAGTATTCCTATTGTACTGGAGAAGCTGGGAAGGAGATTGTT AATTCAGAGGAATGTGTTATAAATGATGTGACTGGAGAAGAATCTGTGAAGAAACCACAAACCCTCATGGAA ATGCATCAGGAAAAactaaaagaggagagaaagaagaagaaaaagaagaagaagaagcacCGAAAGAGCAGTTCAGATAGtgatgatgaagaaaagaaacatgacaaATTGAAAAAG GCACTGAATGCAGAGGAGGCCCGCCTTCTTCATGTCAAGGAGATCATGCAGATTGATGAGAGGAAGCGGCCTTACAATATCATATATGAAACTCGGGAACCCACTGAAGAGGAAATGGAGGCCTATAGAATGAAACGTCAGAGGCCAGATGACCCCATGGCCTCTTTCCTTGGACAGTAG